One Brachyspira suanatina DNA segment encodes these proteins:
- a CDS encoding PhzF family phenazine biosynthesis protein — MKYYIIDSFADEVFKGNPTAVCILEKNISHKLMQNIAMENNISETVFTIKNGNNYDVYWFTPKCEIDFCGHAVLAVAYAILNFAEKESNEVSLNTKEGILTIRKKDELYEMDTPNYDLKPIEITSDIIEAIGGIKPLEAYIGRDIVCVLEDENQVINVKPNLEIIKKLDGLLFHITSDVKYKENNQYDSITRTFGPKLDADEVDVCGSGHCHIIPLLSKKLNKDYFTAFQASPRTGVLYCDIKNNKLKIAGKACLYCVSEIFI, encoded by the coding sequence ATGAAATACTATATTATAGATTCTTTTGCTGACGAGGTTTTCAAAGGTAATCCTACAGCCGTTTGTATATTAGAAAAAAATATTTCTCATAAACTTATGCAAAATATTGCTATGGAGAATAATATTTCAGAAACGGTTTTCACTATAAAGAATGGAAATAATTATGATGTGTATTGGTTTACTCCGAAATGTGAAATAGATTTCTGCGGACATGCCGTACTTGCTGTGGCTTATGCTATATTAAATTTTGCTGAAAAAGAATCTAATGAGGTGAGTTTAAATACTAAAGAGGGTATATTAACTATTAGAAAAAAAGATGAACTATATGAGATGGATACTCCTAATTATGATTTAAAGCCTATAGAAATTACATCAGATATAATAGAAGCAATAGGAGGAATAAAACCTTTAGAGGCTTATATAGGACGTGATATTGTATGCGTATTAGAAGATGAAAATCAGGTTATAAATGTAAAACCCAATTTAGAAATTATAAAGAAATTAGACGGACTTTTATTTCATATAACATCTGATGTAAAATATAAAGAAAATAATCAATATGACAGCATCACTAGAACTTTCGGTCCGAAATTGGACGCAGATGAAGTTGATGTATGCGGATCTGGGCATTGTCATATTATACCTTTGCTTTCAAAGAAATTGAATAAAGATTATTTTACTGCATTTCAGGCTTCTCCAAGAACAGGAGTTTTATATTGCGATATTAAAAATAATAAATTAAAAATAGCCGGAAAGGCATGTTTATATTGTGTTTCAGAGATTTTTATTTAA
- the thiM gene encoding hydroxyethylthiazole kinase: MSTLQEEIFNSIKEMKSKSPLVHNITNFVVMQITANALLAVGASPVMTFEKEEFEDMLSIASSLVVNIGTLTKTSIEAMHKACETANKKNVPFVLDPVGAGATKLRTKTAIDLIKNYNPKVVRGNASEIMVLAGESIKTKGVDSTANVNMALEAGKHLAKEYNTVVSISGETDIITDGNKVLYVSGGSPLMPVNTGMGCTSTAITGAMLAVAEPLIAASSAMCIMASAGEKASKKCEGPASFAVAFIDELYKLDINDAANRVKE; the protein is encoded by the coding sequence ATGAGTACATTACAAGAAGAAATATTTAATTCAATAAAAGAAATGAAAAGTAAAAGTCCATTAGTTCATAATATTACTAATTTTGTAGTTATGCAAATTACAGCTAATGCATTGCTTGCTGTGGGAGCTTCTCCTGTGATGACATTCGAGAAAGAAGAGTTTGAAGATATGCTTTCTATTGCTTCATCGCTCGTTGTTAATATTGGTACATTGACTAAAACTTCTATTGAAGCTATGCATAAGGCTTGCGAAACAGCAAATAAAAAAAATGTTCCTTTCGTGCTTGACCCAGTGGGAGCAGGTGCTACAAAATTGAGAACTAAAACTGCTATTGATTTGATTAAAAATTATAATCCTAAAGTTGTCAGAGGAAATGCTTCTGAAATAATGGTGCTTGCCGGAGAGAGTATAAAAACTAAAGGTGTAGACAGTACTGCTAATGTTAATATGGCACTTGAGGCAGGTAAGCATTTAGCCAAAGAATATAATACAGTTGTAAGTATAAGCGGTGAAACTGATATTATAACAGACGGAAATAAAGTTTTATATGTTAGCGGAGGTTCTCCTTTAATGCCTGTTAATACTGGTATGGGATGTACATCTACTGCTATAACAGGTGCTATGCTTGCGGTTGCCGAGCCTTTGATTGCCGCTTCTTCAGCTATGTGCATAATGGCTTCAGCTGGTGAAAAAGCTTCGAAGAAATGTGAAGGTCCTGCTAGTTTTGCTGTTGCTTTTATAGATGAGCTTTATAAACTTGATATTAATGATGCTGCCAATAGGGTAAAGGAATAA
- a CDS encoding helix-turn-helix domain-containing protein: MKDNKNYYTIIPSAVRYDKRLKPLSKLIYGEITALTNDKGYCWANNNYFAEIYSVSKDTISRAVRQLEEYNYIKCIYDKTKQNNEKRKIYLNKKLSISKMPIRCSKNSTDGIDKKVEDNNKDNNLNNKESESDNKKDNINKIDKKINSLSNSFDSFVNELINTFNFLTGSKAIKLYQVHSFKTKYKQEEIKSIFDDRKFDWKECINLAKQKVKDKDNLSGIWLDFLSYLKIYLIKGDRENTIKRHYSKEELIKREEKIKEIELIKMQKEREEKLKLLEEEKRLGFDKMTEDEIIEFTKRNLMFLKHA; encoded by the coding sequence ATGAAAGATAATAAAAACTATTATACTATAATACCTTCAGCCGTAAGATACGATAAAAGATTAAAGCCATTATCAAAATTAATTTATGGTGAAATTACAGCACTTACCAATGATAAAGGTTACTGCTGGGCTAATAATAATTACTTCGCTGAAATTTATTCTGTGAGTAAGGATACAATTTCAAGAGCAGTAAGACAGTTAGAAGAATATAATTATATAAAATGCATTTATGATAAAACTAAGCAGAATAATGAAAAAAGAAAAATATATTTAAATAAAAAATTAAGTATATCAAAAATGCCTATACGGTGTAGTAAAAATTCTACAGACGGTATAGACAAAAAAGTCGAAGATAATAATAAAGATAATAACTTAAATAATAAAGAAAGTGAATCAGATAATAAAAAAGATAATATAAATAAAATAGATAAAAAAATAAATTCTCTCTCTAATAGTTTTGATTCATTTGTTAATGAGCTTATTAATACTTTTAATTTTCTTACAGGAAGCAAAGCTATTAAATTGTATCAAGTACATTCTTTTAAAACTAAATACAAACAGGAAGAAATAAAATCTATTTTCGATGATAGAAAATTTGATTGGAAGGAATGTATTAATTTAGCCAAGCAAAAAGTTAAAGACAAAGATAATTTATCAGGTATATGGCTTGATTTTCTAAGCTATTTAAAAATTTACTTGATTAAAGGCGACAGAGAAAACACTATTAAAAGACATTACAGTAAAGAAGAATTGATAAAAAGAGAAGAGAAGATTAAAGAAATAGAGCTAATTAAAATGCAGAAGGAAAGGGAGGAGAAATTAAAATTGCTTGAAGAAGAAAAAAGACTAGGCTTTGATAAGATGACTGAAGATGAGATTATTGAGTTTACTAAAAGAAATTTGATGTTTTTGAAGCATGCTTGA
- a CDS encoding bile acid:sodium symporter family protein translates to MKTLKQISNFFGKYMAVIVLIVAAVSLFFPKTVSFIKTSYVNYLLMIVMFGMGLTLKLEDFKVVFTRPKDIIIGAIAQFTIMPLLAFLLSIAFKLPPELAVGVILVGTCPGGTSSNVMTYLAKGDVALSVGMTSVSTILAPFATPLLTLLYAGQKVDVNAVSMFVSIVQVVILPIALGFIINKFFYKFTNSIKEILPLISVLAIVAIVAAVVSANSQRLMQVGYLVIIVVILHNCLGYLLGYLLGKLFRLNNAKCKAVSIEVGMQNSGLATSLAATHFASMALATVPGAIFSVWHNISGSIVANIMASKIKD, encoded by the coding sequence ATGAAAACATTAAAACAAATAAGTAATTTCTTTGGTAAGTATATGGCTGTGATAGTATTAATAGTAGCTGCTGTATCATTATTCTTTCCAAAGACAGTAAGCTTTATAAAGACAAGTTATGTTAACTATCTCTTGATGATAGTAATGTTCGGTATGGGGCTTACATTAAAGCTTGAAGATTTTAAAGTGGTATTCACAAGACCGAAAGATATCATAATAGGAGCTATAGCACAATTTACTATAATGCCTTTACTTGCATTTCTTCTTTCTATTGCATTCAAACTTCCTCCTGAACTTGCTGTAGGAGTAATACTTGTAGGTACTTGTCCTGGAGGAACTTCATCAAATGTTATGACATACTTAGCTAAAGGCGATGTGGCTTTATCTGTGGGTATGACTTCAGTATCAACTATACTTGCACCTTTTGCAACTCCATTACTCACTTTATTATATGCAGGACAAAAGGTAGATGTTAATGCTGTTAGTATGTTTGTATCAATAGTACAGGTTGTTATACTTCCTATAGCTTTGGGCTTCATAATAAATAAATTCTTTTATAAGTTTACAAACAGCATAAAAGAAATACTTCCTTTAATATCAGTACTTGCTATTGTAGCAATAGTAGCTGCCGTTGTATCAGCAAACTCACAAAGATTAATGCAGGTTGGATATTTAGTTATAATAGTAGTTATACTTCATAATTGTTTGGGTTATTTGCTTGGTTATTTATTAGGAAAATTATTCAGATTAAATAATGCTAAATGTAAAGCTGTATCAATAGAAGTCGGAATGCAAAACTCAGGACTTGCAACTTCACTTGCTGCAACTCATTTTGCTTCAATGGCATTAGCAACAGTACCCGGAGCAATATTTAGTGTATGGCATAATATATCTGGTTCAATAGTAGCTAATATAATGGCATCCAAAATTAAAGACTAA
- a CDS encoding iron-containing alcohol dehydrogenase family protein, producing the protein MSIENLFLPNFSIGSDAYKDIYSICSNYGKKAVIISGKKSIQASIEAILNNTKDITITGMFHYGDKSTFENVDFLKEKKAVIDADMIFAVGGGRSLDTSKVLAHTINKPIFTFPTLASNCAAVTSLSVVYNNDGSFKKMFSDKRPPLHTFINTDIILNSPENYFRAGIGNAVSKQYESLFSTRNENLNYKNFLAVEIIKNCSNDILKHYSEAINDFQNKKVTEVLNRLILHIIYTTGLTSVMAKDDYHISLAHGMHHGLTKVKRIGDNLLHGELVSYGILLLLTMDKQYEERENIFRFNKSISLPTCLKDIGINKASLEDEELNNALEVALAGKDLNMSPYKVDKEMILKAIIDLEDFNNKQ; encoded by the coding sequence ATGAGTATAGAAAATTTATTTCTGCCTAACTTTAGTATAGGAAGCGATGCTTATAAAGATATATATAGTATATGTTCAAATTATGGTAAAAAAGCTGTTATAATATCAGGTAAAAAATCTATTCAAGCATCAATAGAGGCAATATTAAATAATACAAAAGATATAACCATAACAGGAATGTTCCATTACGGAGATAAATCCACTTTTGAAAATGTTGATTTCCTCAAAGAGAAGAAAGCAGTAATAGATGCTGATATGATATTTGCTGTAGGAGGAGGAAGATCATTAGATACCTCAAAAGTTTTAGCACATACTATAAATAAGCCTATATTTACTTTTCCTACATTGGCTTCAAATTGTGCTGCTGTAACTAGTCTTTCTGTTGTTTATAATAATGACGGAAGCTTCAAAAAAATGTTTAGTGATAAAAGGCCTCCTTTACATACATTTATAAATACTGATATCATATTAAATTCACCTGAAAATTATTTCAGAGCCGGTATAGGTAATGCAGTTTCTAAACAGTATGAATCATTATTCTCAACAAGAAATGAGAATTTAAATTATAAAAATTTCTTAGCAGTAGAGATAATAAAAAACTGTTCTAATGATATATTAAAACATTATTCAGAAGCTATAAACGATTTTCAAAATAAAAAAGTTACTGAAGTTTTGAATAGACTAATACTTCATATAATATATACAACGGGCTTAACATCAGTAATGGCTAAAGATGATTATCATATATCTTTAGCACATGGCATGCATCATGGACTTACAAAAGTAAAAAGAATAGGAGATAATTTGCTTCATGGTGAATTGGTATCTTATGGCATATTATTACTTCTCACTATGGACAAACAATATGAAGAAAGAGAGAATATTTTCAGATTCAATAAATCTATATCTCTTCCAACATGCTTAAAAGATATAGGAATAAATAAAGCAAGTTTAGAAGATGAAGAACTTAATAATGCTTTGGAAGTAGCCCTTGCCGGCAAAGACTTGAATATGAGTCCGTATAAGGTTGATAAAGAAATGATATTAAAGGCTATAATCGATTTAGAAGATTTTAATAATAAACAATAA
- the ilvD gene encoding dihydroxy-acid dehydratase, producing MGFRENSSLRSDRVLKGDERAPNRSLFYSMGYTDEELKRPLIGIISAYSEIVPGHIHLDKLSQAVKAGVLIGGGTPILIPAIGVCDGIAMGHLGMKYSLPSRELIADSVESMVIAHGLDGVVLVPNCDKIVPGMIMGLLRMNIPGIVISGGAMLPGDHGDDRVSLSNIFEAVGAKKANLINDAELEDFAQNTCPSCGSCAGMYTANSMNCLSEALGIALPGNGTIPAVYSARTLLAKKAGMQVMELLKKDIKPLDIITPESFKNALAVDMALGCSTNSVLHLLAIANEAGIELDLKIINEVSDRTPNLCHLAPAGHNYIEDLYKAGGIPAVMKELDKGGFINTSLLTATGKTIAENIKDAVNKNNNVLRNIENPYSKTGGIAILWGNIAKDGCVVKRSAVADEMLVHKGPARVFDSEESAIAAIYAGKINKGDVVVIRYEGPKGGPGMREMLNPTSALAGMKLDKDVALITDGRFSGASRGASIGHVSPEAASGGEIAFIKENDIISIDIPNHKINLEISDEEMDKRRKEIPIKPLEEIRGWLGRYRKLVQSANTGAVLK from the coding sequence ATGGGTTTCAGAGAAAATAGTTCTTTAAGAAGCGATAGAGTTTTAAAAGGTGATGAAAGAGCACCAAACAGATCTTTATTCTATTCTATGGGATATACAGATGAAGAATTAAAAAGACCTCTGATTGGAATTATTTCTGCATATAGTGAAATTGTACCTGGACATATACATCTTGATAAACTTTCTCAGGCTGTTAAAGCTGGTGTATTAATAGGAGGAGGTACTCCAATACTTATACCTGCAATAGGAGTTTGCGACGGAATAGCTATGGGACATTTAGGAATGAAATATTCACTTCCTTCAAGAGAATTAATAGCTGATTCTGTTGAAAGTATGGTTATAGCTCATGGATTAGACGGAGTAGTTCTTGTTCCTAACTGCGATAAAATAGTTCCTGGTATGATAATGGGACTTTTGAGAATGAATATACCTGGAATAGTAATAAGCGGTGGTGCTATGCTTCCTGGTGATCATGGAGATGACAGAGTAAGCTTATCAAATATATTCGAGGCTGTTGGAGCTAAAAAAGCTAATCTTATAAATGATGCTGAATTAGAAGATTTTGCTCAAAATACTTGTCCTAGCTGCGGTTCTTGTGCCGGTATGTACACTGCTAATAGTATGAACTGTCTTTCTGAGGCATTAGGTATAGCTTTACCTGGAAACGGAACAATACCTGCTGTTTATTCTGCTAGAACATTACTTGCTAAGAAAGCCGGTATGCAGGTTATGGAATTATTAAAAAAAGATATAAAACCTTTAGATATAATAACTCCTGAATCTTTCAAAAATGCACTTGCTGTTGATATGGCATTAGGCTGTTCTACAAATAGCGTACTTCACTTACTTGCTATAGCTAATGAGGCAGGAATAGAATTAGACTTAAAAATCATAAATGAAGTAAGCGACCGCACTCCTAATCTTTGTCATTTAGCACCTGCCGGACATAACTATATAGAAGACTTATACAAAGCCGGCGGAATACCTGCTGTTATGAAAGAGCTTGATAAAGGCGGATTTATAAACACTTCTCTATTAACTGCTACAGGTAAAACAATAGCTGAAAATATAAAAGATGCTGTTAATAAAAACAATAATGTTTTAAGAAATATAGAAAACCCTTACAGTAAAACAGGCGGTATAGCAATACTTTGGGGAAATATAGCTAAAGACGGATGCGTTGTTAAACGTTCTGCTGTTGCTGATGAAATGCTTGTACATAAAGGACCTGCAAGAGTATTTGACAGCGAAGAATCTGCAATAGCTGCTATATATGCCGGTAAAATAAATAAAGGCGATGTTGTTGTTATAAGATATGAAGGTCCAAAAGGCGGACCGGGTATGCGTGAGATGTTAAACCCTACTTCTGCACTTGCTGGTATGAAACTAGATAAAGATGTTGCTTTGATAACTGACGGAAGATTCTCAGGAGCTTCAAGAGGTGCATCTATAGGACACGTTTCACCTGAAGCTGCAAGCGGCGGAGAAATAGCATTCATAAAAGAAAATGACATCATAAGTATAGACATTCCTAATCATAAAATCAATTTAGAAATCTCTGATGAAGAAATGGACAAAAGAAGAAAAGAGATTCCTATTAAACCTTTAGAAGAAATTAGAGGCTGGCTTGGAAGATATAGAAAACTTGTTCAGTCTGCTAATACTGGTGCTGTATTAAAATAA
- a CDS encoding bile acid:sodium symporter family protein: MKTLKQISNFFGKYMSVIVLVVAAVSLFFPKSVSFIKTTYVNYLLMTAMFCMGITLKVEDFKVLFTRPKDIAIGAIAQFTIMPLLAFLLSLAFRLPPELAIGVILVGTCPGGISSNVITYLAKGDVPLSVGMTSVSTILAPLATPLLTLLYAGEKIDVNAVSMFISILQVVILPIVLGFIINKFFHKFVDHFKDVLPLISVVAVVAIVAAVVSANSQRLMQVGHLVVIVIIIHNTLGYMLGYFLGKVCKFNNAKCKTISIEVGMQNAGLASSLASTHFAYMALAAVPGAIGSVWHCISGSIVANIMAARTRE; encoded by the coding sequence ATGAAAACATTAAAACAAATAAGTAATTTCTTCGGTAAATATATGTCAGTTATAGTATTGGTTGTAGCAGCAGTATCTTTATTCTTCCCAAAATCTGTAAGCTTCATAAAAACAACTTATGTTAACTATCTTCTTATGACAGCAATGTTCTGCATGGGTATAACATTAAAAGTTGAAGATTTTAAAGTATTATTCACAAGACCAAAAGATATAGCAATAGGAGCAATAGCACAATTCACTATAATGCCATTACTTGCATTTTTACTTTCTTTAGCTTTCAGACTTCCTCCTGAACTTGCTATAGGCGTAATACTTGTTGGTACTTGTCCTGGAGGAATATCATCAAATGTTATAACCTATTTAGCTAAAGGTGATGTGCCTTTGTCGGTGGGTATGACTTCTGTATCAACTATACTTGCACCTTTAGCAACTCCGCTTCTTACCCTACTCTATGCTGGTGAAAAAATAGATGTTAATGCAGTTAGCATGTTTATATCAATACTTCAGGTTGTTATACTTCCTATAGTATTAGGATTTATAATAAATAAATTCTTTCATAAATTTGTTGATCACTTCAAAGATGTACTTCCTTTAATATCAGTAGTGGCAGTTGTGGCAATAGTAGCTGCTGTAGTATCTGCAAACTCTCAAAGACTTATGCAGGTTGGTCACTTGGTAGTTATAGTAATAATAATACATAATACTTTAGGTTATATGCTTGGCTATTTCTTAGGAAAGGTATGCAAATTCAATAATGCTAAATGCAAAACTATATCTATAGAAGTTGGTATGCAAAATGCAGGATTAGCTTCATCATTAGCTTCAACACATTTTGCTTATATGGCTTTGGCTGCTGTACCTGGTGCTATAGGAAGCGTATGGCATTGTATATCAGGTTCAATAGTTGCTAATATAATGGCGGCAAGAACAAGAGAATAA
- a CDS encoding methyl-accepting chemotaxis protein encodes MFKKVGLKFQITAIILVPIIIIIILANTIIMLYVGRITKNLSYKILEETSLKEANNIKFNIEKHLYNVMGLKVNIENIYNRGIRDRASYKQLTSVFFNSLPDDINGLSIAFEPNSLDNDADYTNSEYIAANGRFNYYISRNGEAYLGLDTFNVDYYTEPKRTGSVYVSGVYNSTVNTDTVLFTLCIPIMPNNKFIGVIYVDIFVDSVVALLGNINIFEDTTVALYDQNGLVVYDSYNMDNVSKNVYEVYPHYEDYNVLDNIKNGKSLMIEGYSDVSKESLLYAFTPIEISKGVYWFLELASSKNVVLKDSIVMRNVLLIILILIIVVLFLIIPYIIGRKVSNIINELSRDILAMAEGDLTREIPKGFEKRSDEWGDIARGWDKAMKNFNNVINTVKNSAEQVSTAANEVLIGNNDLSQRTESQASSLEETAASMNEMASAIKESAENVSTSTNMVSEAKEHLIKAGNIVEDSVSKMNDVYESSNKIMDITKLIEGIAFQTNILALNASVEAARAGDQGRGFAVVASEVRNLAQTTQESVKNITSLITDSNEKINLAAKSVQESKEIFDEISDKMDKASSLMDRINIAAQEQEKGIEQINIAISNMDGAVQKNAALVTEATSASESLLSEANELVRSIEYFKLKF; translated from the coding sequence ATGTTTAAAAAAGTCGGATTGAAATTTCAAATCACAGCCATTATATTAGTTCCTATTATAATAATTATTATATTAGCAAATACCATAATTATGTTGTATGTAGGTAGAATAACTAAAAATTTATCTTATAAAATATTAGAGGAAACTTCGTTAAAAGAAGCTAATAATATAAAATTTAATATAGAAAAACATCTATATAATGTTATGGGGCTTAAGGTTAATATAGAAAATATTTATAATAGAGGAATAAGAGATAGAGCAAGTTATAAACAGTTAACTTCAGTATTTTTTAATAGCCTTCCTGATGATATAAATGGTTTATCCATAGCTTTTGAACCTAATTCCTTAGATAATGATGCAGATTATACCAATTCAGAATATATAGCTGCTAATGGAAGATTTAATTATTATATATCGAGAAACGGAGAAGCATATTTAGGTTTAGATACTTTTAATGTAGATTATTATACAGAACCTAAAAGAACAGGGTCTGTATATGTATCTGGGGTTTATAATTCTACAGTTAATACTGATACAGTATTATTTACATTATGTATTCCTATAATGCCTAATAATAAATTTATAGGCGTTATTTATGTTGATATATTTGTTGATTCTGTTGTTGCTTTATTAGGAAATATTAATATATTTGAAGATACAACTGTTGCCTTATATGATCAAAATGGACTTGTAGTATATGATAGTTATAATATGGATAATGTATCTAAAAATGTTTATGAAGTATATCCTCATTATGAAGATTATAATGTTTTAGATAATATTAAAAATGGTAAATCATTAATGATAGAGGGATATAGTGATGTTTCTAAGGAAAGTCTTTTATATGCATTTACACCAATAGAGATATCTAAAGGTGTTTATTGGTTTTTAGAATTAGCTTCTTCAAAAAATGTAGTATTGAAGGATAGTATTGTTATGAGAAATGTTCTTCTTATAATTTTGATTTTGATAATTGTTGTACTATTCTTAATTATTCCATATATTATAGGAAGAAAGGTTTCAAATATAATAAATGAATTATCTAGAGATATTTTAGCTATGGCTGAAGGTGATTTAACTAGAGAAATACCTAAAGGATTTGAAAAAAGAAGTGATGAATGGGGCGATATAGCAAGAGGCTGGGATAAGGCTATGAAAAATTTTAATAATGTAATAAATACTGTTAAAAATTCAGCAGAGCAAGTTTCTACAGCAGCAAATGAAGTTTTAATAGGAAATAATGATTTATCACAAAGAACAGAATCTCAAGCCTCTAGTTTGGAAGAGACAGCAGCATCTATGAATGAAATGGCTAGTGCTATTAAAGAATCTGCTGAAAATGTATCTACTAGTACAAATATGGTATCAGAAGCTAAAGAACATTTAATCAAGGCTGGTAATATTGTAGAGGATAGTGTAAGCAAGATGAATGATGTTTATGAGTCTAGTAATAAAATTATGGATATTACTAAACTTATAGAAGGAATTGCATTTCAGACAAATATACTTGCTTTGAATGCCTCTGTAGAAGCAGCACGTGCCGGAGATCAGGGAAGAGGTTTTGCTGTTGTTGCAAGCGAGGTAAGAAATCTAGCACAAACTACGCAGGAATCAGTAAAAAATATTACTTCATTGATAACAGACAGTAATGAAAAAATAAATTTAGCTGCTAAGAGTGTTCAAGAGTCAAAAGAAATATTCGATGAAATTTCAGATAAAATGGACAAGGCTTCATCTTTGATGGATAGAATAAATATAGCTGCTCAGGAACAAGAAAAAGGAATAGAGCAAATCAATATAGCTATAAGTAATATGGATGGTGCTGTTCAAAAAAATGCTGCTTTAGTTACTGAGGCTACTTCTGCTTCTGAATCATTACTTAGTGAGGCTAATGAATTAGTGAGATCTATAGAGTATTTCAAATTAAAATTCTAA
- a CDS encoding YjiH family protein: MDNVSNSESVLNSNDLANIKFSKSIYLKFIILSFIGIFMLFIPIKIGDVKSIPIDHLVSFIRKIPFVDPYYGILITMFGGIYPFINKSWNKNKTEIVFSFIKLTSIPFIIMAYFGLGPADFHKPNMLLFSYNLLTQIALINSIGFIFLSFLVDYGLMSFAGIFMRCIMKPIWKTSGRSSLDAIASFVGSYSIALLMTSKVYKKGFYSKKEACIIATGFSTVSTTFMIVVAKMFNVIDKWNIYFFGTMLITFIVTAITVRLYPLRNKPSDGYMDKEVVEEPIYRGGNIFKLALNEAAEVASHSDSVLNSVVKNLKEGLIVSISVMPNFMAITFIGLLIVNYTPVFDVISYIFLPVTKLLGLGDEAYIVAKACSVTLVEMSCSSSIVMYTSQFAKSIVAVVCVAEILYFAAPIPVILAVGIPIKIRDMMIIWVERIILSLLFAVPFAYFFLS, translated from the coding sequence ATGGATAATGTTTCAAATTCTGAAAGTGTTTTAAACAGTAATGATTTAGCTAATATTAAATTTAGTAAATCAATTTATTTAAAGTTTATCATACTTAGTTTTATTGGTATATTTATGCTATTTATACCAATTAAAATAGGCGATGTTAAATCAATACCTATAGATCATTTAGTAAGTTTTATAAGAAAAATTCCTTTTGTAGATCCTTACTATGGTATATTGATAACTATGTTCGGCGGTATATATCCTTTTATAAATAAGTCTTGGAATAAAAATAAAACTGAAATAGTATTTTCATTTATTAAACTTACATCAATACCGTTTATTATAATGGCATATTTTGGATTAGGACCTGCTGATTTTCATAAACCTAATATGCTTCTTTTTTCTTATAATCTGCTCACTCAAATAGCATTGATTAATAGTATAGGTTTTATATTCTTATCATTTTTGGTAGATTATGGGCTTATGTCATTTGCCGGTATATTTATGAGATGTATAATGAAGCCTATATGGAAAACTTCTGGAAGATCATCTTTAGATGCTATAGCTTCATTTGTAGGAAGTTATTCTATTGCTCTTTTAATGACAAGTAAAGTTTATAAGAAAGGTTTTTATTCTAAAAAAGAAGCCTGTATAATAGCTACAGGATTTTCTACAGTTTCAACTACTTTTATGATAGTTGTTGCTAAGATGTTTAATGTTATAGATAAATGGAATATATATTTTTTTGGTACTATGTTAATAACATTTATAGTAACTGCTATAACTGTAAGACTTTATCCGTTAAGAAATAAACCTAGCGACGGATATATGGATAAAGAGGTTGTGGAAGAGCCTATATATAGAGGAGGAAATATTTTTAAACTGGCATTGAATGAAGCTGCTGAAGTTGCCAGTCATTCAGATAGTGTGCTAAATAGTGTTGTTAAGAATCTTAAAGAAGGACTTATAGTTTCTATTTCAGTAATGCCTAATTTTATGGCTATAACATTTATAGGTCTTTTAATAGTTAATTATACTCCTGTGTTTGATGTTATAAGCTATATATTTTTACCTGTTACTAAATTGCTTGGACTTGGAGATGAGGCTTATATAGTGGCAAAGGCTTGTTCTGTTACATTAGTTGAAATGTCATGTTCTTCAAGTATTGTAATGTATACTAGTCAATTTGCTAAGTCTATTGTTGCTGTGGTATGCGTTGCTGAGATTTTATATTTTGCTGCACCTATTCCTGTAATATTGGCTGTAGGAATACCTATAAAGATAAGAGATATGATGATAATATGGGTTGAGAGAATAATACTTTCATTGTTATTCGCTGTGCCTTTTGCATATTTCTTTCTCAGTTGA